From Enterococcus mundtii, the proteins below share one genomic window:
- the rpoZ gene encoding DNA-directed RNA polymerase subunit omega, with translation MMLKPSIDSLLDRVNSKYSLVILASKRAHELDAKAQPTMDSFDSVKSVGQALEEIEAGNVISDPHPELKRERLRMEDEERRAQKDRAQQELESRIRDEQKL, from the coding sequence ATGATGTTAAAGCCTTCAATCGACTCATTATTAGATCGCGTGAATTCAAAATATTCTCTAGTGATCTTAGCAAGTAAACGTGCACATGAATTAGACGCAAAAGCACAACCAACAATGGATTCATTTGATTCTGTCAAAAGTGTTGGACAAGCTTTAGAAGAAATCGAAGCAGGAAATGTGATCAGTGATCCACATCCTGAATTAAAACGTGAACGTCTACGTATGGAAGACGAAGAACGTCGTGCGCAAAAAGACCGTGCACAACAAGAATTAGAGTCGCGTATTCGTGACGAGCAAAAACTATAA
- the gmk gene encoding guanylate kinase → MSERGLLIVLSGPSGVGKGTVRKAIFESEDNDFQYSISMTTRKMREGEVEGVDYYFRSREEFEQMIAEGEMLEYAEYVGNYYGTPLSYVNKTLDEGKDVFLEIEVQGAQQVKEKVPDGVFIFLTPPDLAELKSRIVGRGTDADEVIEERMKVAKEEIEMMALYDYAVVNDEVPLAVNRIKDIIASEHFRVDRVIGKYIKMLKEM, encoded by the coding sequence ATGTCAGAGCGTGGATTATTAATCGTGTTGTCTGGTCCATCGGGTGTGGGAAAAGGCACAGTGCGAAAAGCAATTTTTGAGAGTGAGGATAATGATTTCCAATATTCGATTTCGATGACGACACGCAAGATGCGTGAAGGAGAAGTTGAAGGAGTCGACTACTATTTCCGAAGCCGCGAAGAATTTGAACAAATGATCGCTGAAGGCGAAATGTTGGAATATGCAGAATATGTCGGGAATTATTATGGTACACCACTATCGTATGTCAACAAAACCTTAGACGAAGGAAAAGACGTTTTTCTTGAAATTGAAGTCCAAGGTGCACAACAAGTAAAAGAAAAAGTACCTGACGGCGTATTTATTTTCCTGACGCCCCCAGATTTAGCTGAATTGAAATCACGAATCGTTGGGCGTGGGACAGATGCAGATGAAGTAATCGAAGAACGAATGAAAGTCGCTAAGGAAGAAATCGAGATGATGGCACTGTATGACTATGCTGTTGTTAATGATGAAGTTCCATTAGCGGTCAACCGAATCAAAGATATTATTGCAAGTGAACATTTCCGTGTCGATCGTGTCATCGGAAAATATATCAAAATGTTAAAGGAGATGTAG
- a CDS encoding YicC/YloC family endoribonuclease: MKSMTGFGNAIREKKNYQLEIEIKSVNQRFLDIQIRSPKVLGFVENELRQLIKTKLSRGRVDVFINLTYLGEQDKKVTINWQLIDTLYTQMTTGIKERYGEANALSIGKLIERFALNEEFVTIAEATEEDQELLAQLAKETMQTALRSIEESRSIEGQALANVLLQQAAELKQNIAGLASFVEIYEQEFQTRYQEKLEAFLGAEVERDRLLTEIAILLERGDIHEEIDRLIIHTQKLEELLEADYPIGRELDFLLQEMNREINTIGSKSSAIEIKNHVVQSKTILEKIREQIQNIE; the protein is encoded by the coding sequence ATGAAGAGCATGACTGGCTTTGGCAATGCCATCCGCGAAAAAAAGAACTATCAACTTGAAATCGAGATCAAAAGCGTCAATCAACGGTTTTTAGATATCCAGATACGTAGCCCTAAAGTATTAGGCTTTGTTGAGAATGAACTGAGACAATTGATCAAAACGAAGTTAAGTCGAGGGCGTGTCGATGTCTTTATCAACCTAACATATTTAGGTGAACAAGATAAAAAAGTGACGATCAATTGGCAACTGATCGATACGCTCTATACACAGATGACTACCGGTATTAAAGAAAGGTATGGCGAAGCGAACGCATTGTCGATCGGTAAACTGATCGAACGTTTTGCACTAAACGAAGAGTTTGTGACAATTGCTGAAGCAACGGAAGAGGATCAAGAATTACTTGCACAATTAGCGAAAGAAACGATGCAAACGGCACTTCGTTCAATCGAAGAAAGTCGGAGTATAGAAGGCCAAGCCTTGGCGAACGTTTTACTTCAACAAGCCGCAGAATTAAAACAAAATATTGCTGGATTAGCTAGCTTTGTCGAGATTTACGAGCAAGAATTTCAGACGAGATACCAAGAAAAATTAGAAGCTTTTCTTGGTGCAGAAGTTGAGCGAGATCGTTTATTGACCGAAATAGCGATTCTTTTAGAGCGTGGCGATATCCATGAAGAAATCGACCGTTTAATCATCCATACGCAGAAATTGGAAGAGCTACTTGAAGCAGATTATCCCATCGGTAGAGAACTAGATTTCCTTTTACAAGAGATGAATCGCGAAATCAATACGATCGGCTCAAAATCAAGCGCGATCGAAATCAAAAACCATGTCGTTCAGTCTAAAACGATTTTAGAAAAAATCCGTGAGCAAATCCAAAATATTGAATAA
- a CDS encoding YdbC family protein: MAQEFSYEIVEEIAVLSENNKGWRKELNLVSWNGRPPKFDLRDWAPDHEKMGKGLTLTNEEFEELQKAIKNM, encoded by the coding sequence ATGGCACAAGAATTCTCATATGAGATCGTAGAAGAAATTGCAGTATTATCTGAAAACAATAAAGGATGGCGCAAAGAATTGAACTTAGTGAGTTGGAATGGTAGACCACCGAAATTTGACTTGCGGGATTGGGCACCGGACCATGAAAAAATGGGTAAGGGACTAACATTAACGAACGAAGAGTTTGAAGAGTTACAAAAAGCAATTAAAAATATGTAA
- a CDS encoding patatin-like phospholipase family protein codes for MKVQKVYWSERYQQNRVQQAKQVFSFFTTHQESRQHFWQQAKKQQAWKIVSKRLNIYFTAEITNEKMIYTNVLIEEEYWQWSDIFLLLESTGRYFFKKYGLVRFDHSISPNMVDLFHRSGYSGTQSFEKELSYHTGLVLGGGGAHGAYQIGVWKALKEENLEISLVTGTSVGALNGALVVQDQLAQAIELWQELSTNQVLALPEVALSEDLRQRYIQEASLMTRRAVVEGGTSIAPLEALLEQYLDAEKIKCTEKPQLYTIATKIPEFQETVTKMQALEPTEIADWILASASFYPAMAYRQIDGSKYVDGGYRNNVPVDVAIQQGATEVLIVDVQGPGVAKKYKEPDALVTWKCCSNWSLGGFLVFERQRNQLNIQLGYLEAKKCLGIYQGNWYTFETAKPAERYWRRFLRFLVETLDLDVSFFYKEKFWRDLRNVYKDRVTSETCGLAMLELLAKQKLILPNKVYTVEEMLPIICQESKIDEAFLKKVGQLNASEWLKFRKLERNAKIHVMKEHAIYQYVKEKKRDRLQRQLNADTVETLMYLYLYHLKEEQKWHKNSHMRS; via the coding sequence ATGAAAGTTCAAAAAGTCTATTGGTCGGAACGTTATCAGCAGAATCGAGTGCAGCAAGCAAAACAAGTTTTTAGTTTTTTTACTACACATCAAGAAAGCCGGCAACATTTTTGGCAACAGGCAAAAAAACAACAGGCATGGAAGATCGTATCGAAAAGGCTGAACATTTACTTTACTGCAGAAATAACGAATGAAAAAATGATCTATACCAACGTGTTGATTGAAGAAGAATATTGGCAGTGGTCCGATATTTTCCTATTGTTAGAAAGTACGGGTCGTTATTTTTTCAAAAAATACGGACTCGTCCGCTTTGATCATTCGATCTCACCCAACATGGTCGACCTTTTCCACCGAAGTGGTTATTCGGGAACGCAATCGTTTGAGAAGGAACTTTCCTATCATACAGGGCTTGTCTTAGGTGGGGGCGGGGCGCATGGAGCTTATCAAATAGGTGTTTGGAAAGCATTGAAAGAAGAAAATCTAGAGATTTCACTCGTTACTGGCACTTCTGTAGGTGCGCTAAATGGGGCTTTAGTCGTTCAGGATCAACTAGCACAAGCCATTGAGTTATGGCAGGAACTATCAACCAATCAAGTATTGGCTTTACCAGAGGTTGCCTTATCAGAAGATTTGAGGCAACGTTATATCCAAGAAGCCAGCTTGATGACACGTCGTGCAGTAGTCGAAGGAGGAACCTCGATTGCACCGTTGGAAGCGTTACTAGAGCAATACCTAGATGCAGAAAAAATCAAATGTACAGAAAAACCGCAACTCTATACAATCGCAACTAAAATCCCAGAATTTCAAGAAACAGTTACAAAGATGCAAGCATTAGAACCAACAGAGATCGCCGATTGGATCCTCGCCTCTGCTTCTTTTTATCCTGCCATGGCTTATCGCCAGATCGATGGATCAAAATATGTTGATGGTGGCTATCGAAATAACGTGCCAGTAGATGTTGCTATCCAACAAGGTGCAACCGAAGTCTTGATTGTCGATGTCCAAGGACCTGGTGTAGCCAAAAAATACAAGGAACCTGATGCTTTGGTGACCTGGAAATGTTGTTCAAACTGGTCTTTAGGTGGTTTCTTAGTTTTTGAGCGACAAAGAAACCAATTGAATATCCAATTAGGTTATTTAGAGGCTAAAAAATGTTTAGGGATCTATCAAGGAAACTGGTATACGTTTGAAACCGCAAAGCCAGCTGAACGTTATTGGCGACGTTTCTTACGTTTCTTAGTCGAAACACTTGATTTAGACGTATCCTTTTTTTACAAAGAAAAATTCTGGCGGGACTTGCGTAATGTATATAAAGACAGGGTCACAAGTGAAACATGCGGATTGGCGATGCTTGAGCTACTAGCGAAACAAAAATTGATCTTACCGAATAAAGTGTATACCGTCGAAGAAATGTTACCAATCATTTGCCAAGAAAGTAAAATCGATGAAGCATTTTTAAAAAAGGTCGGTCAATTAAACGCCAGCGAATGGTTGAAGTTTCGAAAACTGGAGCGAAATGCTAAAATACACGTAATGAAGGAACACGCGATCTACCAATACGTGAAAGAAAAAAAGCGTGATCGCTTACAACGACAACTCAATGCAGATACAGTAGAAACTCTGATGTATCTCTATCTTTATCATCTAAAGGAGGAACAAAAATGGCACAAGAATTCTCATATGAGATCGTAG
- the thiT gene encoding energy-coupled thiamine transporter ThiT: MNKNHRVWIEGTIVAALSLVLSMIPLQIGSSFAISLGQIPLTLFALRRGWKAGMGSAFLWGILHFPMGTVYYLSVIQVLIEYPIAFTFAGVAGIFSQRMQQSYLQGNRKKMASTIILATFVGVTARYFWHFVAGVAFWGSFALWGMNPWLFSLVMNGASGLATGIVTTIVLLGIEQTVPSLFEGEGLQVRKSKN; encoded by the coding sequence ATGAATAAGAATCATCGTGTCTGGATCGAGGGAACGATCGTCGCAGCATTATCTTTAGTATTGTCGATGATTCCTCTACAAATCGGTAGTAGTTTTGCAATCTCGCTCGGACAAATCCCTTTAACTTTATTTGCCTTGAGAAGGGGTTGGAAAGCTGGTATGGGATCGGCCTTTCTGTGGGGAATCCTTCATTTTCCCATGGGAACTGTCTATTATTTGAGTGTCATCCAAGTATTGATCGAGTATCCGATCGCGTTCACGTTTGCTGGCGTTGCAGGGATTTTTTCGCAAAGAATGCAGCAGAGTTATCTGCAAGGCAATCGTAAGAAAATGGCCTCAACGATCATTTTAGCGACATTCGTTGGTGTGACTGCCAGATATTTCTGGCATTTTGTCGCTGGGGTTGCTTTTTGGGGAAGTTTCGCACTATGGGGGATGAATCCATGGTTGTTCTCCTTAGTCATGAATGGCGCTAGTGGGTTAGCTACTGGGATTGTAACAACTATTGTCCTACTAGGTATTGAACAGACCGTTCCTTCTTTATTTGAAGGAGAAGGATTGCAAGTACGTAAAAGCAAAAATTAA
- a CDS encoding ribose-phosphate diphosphokinase: MSKHYFDPRLKIFALNSNRPLAEKIAAAVGVELGKSSVTQFSDGEIQVNIEESIRGSHVYVIQSTSSPVNDNLMELLIMIDALKRASAKTINVVMPYYGYARQDRKARAREPITAKLVANMIQKAGATRMLTLDLHAVQIQGFFDIPVDHLMGAPLIANYFLEKGIQGDDVVVVSPDHGGVTRARKLAEFLKAPIAIIDKRRPKANVAEVMNIIGQVEGKTCVLIDDMIDTAGTITLAANALKEAGAVSVYASCTHPVLSGPALQRIEDSAIERLVVTDSIYLPEDRKIDKIDEVSVGGLMGDAIKRIHENKPVSPLFETKR, translated from the coding sequence ATGTCCAAACATTACTTTGATCCAAGATTAAAAATATTTGCATTAAACTCAAATCGTCCATTGGCAGAAAAAATTGCTGCAGCTGTTGGGGTTGAATTAGGAAAATCATCCGTCACTCAATTTAGTGATGGTGAGATCCAAGTCAATATCGAAGAAAGTATCCGTGGTTCACACGTATATGTTATTCAATCAACAAGTAGTCCGGTAAATGATAACCTGATGGAACTGTTGATCATGATCGATGCATTGAAGCGTGCAAGTGCCAAAACGATCAACGTTGTAATGCCGTATTACGGCTACGCACGTCAAGACCGTAAAGCGCGCGCGCGTGAACCAATCACTGCAAAATTAGTGGCAAATATGATCCAAAAAGCTGGAGCAACAAGAATGTTGACACTTGACTTGCACGCAGTCCAAATCCAAGGTTTCTTTGATATTCCGGTCGACCATTTGATGGGCGCACCACTGATTGCGAATTACTTCTTAGAAAAAGGGATTCAAGGCGATGATGTTGTCGTTGTTTCACCTGACCATGGTGGTGTTACTCGTGCACGCAAATTGGCTGAATTTTTAAAAGCACCAATTGCAATCATTGATAAACGCCGTCCAAAAGCAAACGTGGCAGAAGTGATGAATATTATTGGTCAAGTAGAAGGCAAAACGTGTGTCTTGATCGATGACATGATCGATACAGCTGGAACGATCACATTGGCTGCCAATGCGTTGAAAGAAGCTGGAGCAGTGAGCGTTTATGCTTCATGTACACATCCTGTACTGTCAGGACCTGCTTTACAAAGAATCGAAGACTCTGCAATCGAGCGCTTAGTCGTAACGGATTCAATCTATTTGCCAGAAGATCGCAAAATTGATAAGATTGACGAAGTAAGCGTTGGTGGTTTGATGGGTGACGCAATCAAACGTATCCATGAAAACAAACCAGTTAGTCCTTTATTTGAAACAAAAAGATAA
- the glmU gene encoding bifunctional UDP-N-acetylglucosamine diphosphorylase/glucosamine-1-phosphate N-acetyltransferase GlmU, protein MDARYAIILAAGKGTRMKSKLYKVLHPVSGKPMVEHIINRVSETNPDQIVTIVGHGAEKVKAQLGERSEYALQAEQLGTGHAVLQAASFLAGKEGTTLVISGDTPLLTTETLNNLFEYHQGKNASATILTAQAEDPTGYGRIIRDHVGIVEKIVEQKDASPEEALVQEINTGTYCFDNKALFEALDKVGTDNAQGEYYLTDIVEILKDAGNPVAAYQTEDFDECMGVNDRMALAKANELMRQRINKKHMVNGVSFVDPATTYIDADVVIGSDTVIEAGVQIQGETEIGEDCFIGAHSRIVDSKIGDQVVIENSVIEHSVVKSKADVGPYAHLRPKAEIAEGVHIGNFVEVKNAKIGKNTKVGHLTYVGDATLGEEINVGCGVVFVNYDGKAKHHTTVGDHSFIGSNANLVAPVEVAENTCIAAGSTITNDVPEHAMAIARARQVNKEGYAKKLPYSK, encoded by the coding sequence TTGGATGCACGTTATGCAATCATATTAGCCGCGGGTAAAGGTACTCGCATGAAATCAAAACTATACAAGGTCCTACACCCTGTTTCTGGAAAACCGATGGTCGAACATATCATCAACCGTGTAAGTGAGACAAACCCTGATCAAATCGTGACGATCGTTGGTCACGGTGCAGAGAAAGTCAAAGCTCAGTTAGGCGAGCGCAGCGAGTATGCGTTACAAGCTGAACAACTTGGGACGGGTCATGCGGTACTACAAGCAGCCTCATTTTTAGCAGGCAAGGAAGGCACAACGTTAGTCATTAGTGGTGACACCCCTTTGTTGACAACTGAGACGTTGAACAACTTGTTTGAATACCATCAAGGGAAAAATGCAAGTGCCACGATTTTGACTGCACAAGCAGAAGATCCGACAGGTTATGGCAGAATCATTCGTGACCATGTAGGAATCGTTGAAAAAATCGTTGAGCAAAAAGATGCTTCTCCAGAAGAAGCGTTAGTTCAAGAAATCAATACAGGAACTTACTGTTTCGATAACAAAGCGTTATTTGAAGCATTGGATAAAGTAGGAACCGACAATGCACAAGGCGAGTATTATTTAACAGACATCGTTGAGATCCTGAAAGATGCTGGAAATCCAGTTGCTGCGTATCAGACGGAAGATTTCGATGAGTGTATGGGTGTCAATGATCGTATGGCACTAGCAAAAGCAAACGAGTTGATGCGCCAAAGAATCAACAAAAAACATATGGTCAATGGCGTTAGCTTTGTTGATCCTGCAACTACGTATATTGATGCAGATGTTGTGATTGGTTCAGATACAGTGATCGAAGCGGGCGTTCAGATCCAAGGGGAAACAGAAATTGGCGAAGATTGTTTTATCGGTGCACATTCACGTATTGTTGACAGCAAGATCGGTGACCAAGTAGTCATTGAAAACTCAGTGATCGAACACAGTGTGGTCAAAAGTAAAGCAGATGTAGGACCGTATGCCCATTTGCGTCCAAAAGCAGAAATTGCAGAAGGCGTCCATATCGGCAACTTTGTAGAAGTGAAAAATGCGAAAATAGGCAAAAATACAAAAGTTGGACACTTGACGTATGTCGGGGATGCCACACTAGGTGAAGAAATCAATGTGGGGTGTGGTGTCGTCTTTGTCAATTATGATGGAAAAGCAAAACATCATACAACAGTCGGTGACCATAGTTTTATTGGGTCAAATGCGAATCTTGTGGCGCCAGTGGAAGTGGCAGAGAATACATGTATCGCTGCTGGTTCGACGATCACTAACGATGTTCCTGAACATGCGATGGCAATCGCACGCGCTAGACAAGTCAATAAAGAAGGATACGCGAAGAAACTCCCATATTCAAAATGA
- the purR gene encoding pur operon repressor: MKVRRSERLVDMTQYLLDHPHELISLTSFAERYESAKSSISEDLGIIKKTFKERGYGTLETIPGAAGGVLFIPEISYEEAKKYVESLAERLSEQDRLLPGGYVYLSDLLGEPELLRQVGKIIASKYLGEKIDAVMTVATKGVPIAQAVSYYLNAPFVIVRRDSKITEGSTVSVNYVSGSSERIEKMELSKRSLKRGSRVLVVDDFMKGGGTVNGMKSLIEEFESELVGITVFAESKFNGHRAINDYTSLLYVKDVDTKTKNITVVPGNYFEE; this comes from the coding sequence TTGAAAGTACGTCGCAGTGAGCGTCTTGTCGATATGACACAGTATTTATTAGATCATCCGCATGAATTGATTTCATTAACAAGCTTTGCCGAACGTTATGAATCTGCTAAATCTTCGATCAGTGAAGATTTGGGGATCATCAAAAAAACATTTAAAGAAAGAGGTTACGGAACGCTTGAAACAATCCCTGGTGCAGCCGGAGGTGTTCTATTCATTCCGGAGATTTCCTACGAAGAAGCAAAGAAATATGTTGAATCGCTAGCTGAGCGCTTGTCTGAACAAGACCGTTTACTCCCTGGAGGCTATGTTTACTTATCTGATCTATTAGGAGAACCTGAGCTATTACGTCAAGTAGGGAAAATCATTGCCTCAAAATATTTAGGAGAAAAAATCGATGCTGTAATGACTGTAGCCACAAAAGGGGTGCCAATCGCTCAAGCCGTTTCCTATTACTTGAACGCACCGTTTGTCATCGTTCGTCGTGACTCTAAGATCACAGAAGGTTCTACAGTGAGTGTGAACTATGTTTCAGGTTCATCGGAACGGATCGAAAAAATGGAACTATCAAAAAGAAGTTTGAAACGTGGTTCTCGCGTGCTTGTCGTCGATGACTTTATGAAAGGCGGCGGAACAGTGAACGGAATGAAGAGCTTGATTGAAGAATTTGAATCTGAGCTTGTCGGTATCACTGTGTTTGCGGAATCAAAATTCAACGGACATCGCGCAATCAATGACTACACGTCACTACTTTACGTCAAAGATGTGGATACAAAAACGAAAAATATCACTGTAGTACCAGGTAACTATTTCGAAGAATAA
- a CDS encoding metal ABC transporter permease, with translation MALLSYEFMRRAFLAAIFIAGIAPMLGVFLVIRRQSLMADTLSHVSLAGVALGFFLNLNPTMTTMVVVVIAAIILEYLRSMYRTYSEISIAILMAGGLALALVLMNLSGGNSATSIQSYLFGSIVTITWPQVLFLGILFAVIGLLFFLFKRPMYVLTFDEDTAHVDGLPVRWMSMMFNIITGVAIAVMIPIAGALLISAIMVLPAAIGMRLGKSFNIVILISIIVGFIGMLSGLTSSFYLDTPPGATITLVFIFLFLLVNLSKRILLGIRRKK, from the coding sequence ATGGCGTTGCTTTCATATGAATTCATGAGGCGGGCATTTCTTGCTGCGATCTTTATTGCAGGAATCGCACCGATGTTAGGAGTATTCTTAGTGATACGTCGGCAATCGTTGATGGCAGATACACTGTCTCATGTTTCTTTAGCAGGGGTAGCCTTAGGATTTTTCCTCAATCTCAATCCAACGATGACCACAATGGTGGTAGTCGTTATCGCTGCAATCATTTTAGAATACCTACGTTCGATGTATCGTACGTATTCAGAGATTTCCATTGCGATCTTAATGGCAGGAGGACTTGCGCTTGCATTAGTTTTGATGAATTTGAGTGGGGGTAATTCTGCCACGAGCATCCAATCTTATTTATTTGGATCGATTGTGACGATCACTTGGCCACAAGTTCTATTCCTAGGTATTTTGTTTGCAGTGATCGGTCTTTTGTTTTTCTTATTCAAACGTCCGATGTACGTGTTGACCTTTGATGAAGACACCGCTCATGTCGATGGACTGCCGGTTCGTTGGATGTCAATGATGTTCAATATCATTACTGGGGTAGCAATCGCTGTTATGATCCCGATAGCAGGCGCGTTGCTGATTTCTGCTATTATGGTTTTACCAGCAGCAATCGGGATGCGTTTAGGGAAAAGCTTCAATATTGTCATATTGATTAGTATCATCGTTGGTTTTATTGGTATGCTTTCTGGGTTGACTAGTTCGTTTTACTTGGATACACCTCCAGGGGCAACTATCACGTTAGTATTTATCTTTTTATTCTTATTAGTCAACTTGAGTAAACGTATTTTATTAGGAATTAGAAGGAAAAAATAG
- a CDS encoding metal ABC transporter ATP-binding protein — MRYIEIADLTFYYDEEPVLEGVSYHVDAGEFVILTGENGAAKSTLIKASLGLLKPSKGTIKIAGKNQDGDKLSIGYIPQQVSSFNAGFPSTVLELVRSGRYPRGRWFKRLSEKDHEHVKRALESVGMWDMRHRRIGELSGGQKQRISLARIFATDPDLFVLDEPTTGMDEESRNEFYRLLRHSAHDHGKAVLMITHDHEDIKQYADRQIRLVRKEDSQWRCFHMNS, encoded by the coding sequence GTGCGTTATATCGAAATAGCTGATCTTACTTTCTATTATGATGAAGAACCTGTGTTAGAAGGTGTTTCTTATCATGTAGATGCCGGTGAATTTGTGATTTTGACTGGTGAAAACGGGGCGGCAAAATCTACATTGATCAAAGCTTCTTTGGGGTTATTGAAACCCTCTAAAGGGACCATCAAAATTGCAGGAAAAAATCAGGACGGAGACAAATTAAGTATCGGGTACATTCCCCAACAAGTTTCTTCCTTTAATGCGGGTTTTCCTAGTACAGTCTTAGAATTAGTACGTTCTGGCAGATATCCGAGAGGTCGTTGGTTCAAACGGTTAAGCGAAAAAGACCATGAGCATGTCAAGCGTGCCTTAGAATCTGTTGGTATGTGGGATATGCGTCATCGCCGGATCGGTGAGCTGTCTGGTGGTCAAAAGCAACGAATCAGTTTAGCACGTATTTTTGCGACTGATCCAGATTTATTTGTACTTGATGAACCCACTACTGGAATGGATGAAGAATCACGAAATGAATTTTATCGTTTGTTGCGCCATAGCGCACACGACCACGGGAAAGCTGTATTGATGATCACTCATGATCACGAAGACATCAAACAATATGCGGATCGACAAATCCGTTTAGTGAGAAAGGAGGATTCTCAATGGCGTTGCTTTCATATGAATTCATGA
- a CDS encoding metal ABC transporter substrate-binding protein, which yields MKKYLLAASLAIGAFLFTACGQTTQESAQDELNVVATFYPMYEFTKEVVGDTGKVELLIPAGTEPHDFEPSAKQSATIADADVFVYNSPDMEFFVDSLKDTVDTDRTLMIEAAKGIERLESQEEHEEEHEESEGHQHDHAYDPHVWLDPTLAIQEVQTIATELGKKYPEKKDTFDQNAAAYIKKLEALDQNYTDALKGATNRTFVTQHAAFAYLANRYDLKQVAISGVSPDQEPTPSRLAELKDFVDQNKIEVIYFEENASSKVAETLSKETGVKLEVLNPLESLTNEQIKAGETYISTMEKNLEALKESIK from the coding sequence ATGAAGAAATATTTATTAGCCGCATCTTTAGCAATAGGAGCTTTCCTATTTACAGCGTGTGGACAGACAACCCAAGAATCGGCACAAGATGAGTTGAACGTTGTCGCAACGTTTTACCCGATGTATGAATTTACGAAAGAAGTCGTTGGTGATACTGGGAAGGTCGAATTATTGATCCCCGCAGGAACGGAACCCCATGATTTTGAGCCAAGTGCAAAACAAAGTGCAACCATTGCGGATGCAGATGTTTTTGTTTATAACAGTCCAGATATGGAATTTTTTGTTGACTCATTGAAAGACACGGTCGATACCGATCGAACGTTGATGATCGAAGCTGCTAAGGGAATTGAACGTTTAGAGTCACAAGAAGAGCATGAAGAAGAACACGAAGAATCAGAAGGACATCAGCATGACCATGCCTATGACCCTCATGTTTGGTTAGATCCAACATTAGCGATCCAAGAAGTACAGACGATTGCTACAGAGCTCGGCAAGAAATATCCAGAGAAGAAAGACACATTTGACCAAAATGCCGCAGCTTATATCAAAAAATTAGAAGCATTGGATCAGAACTATACAGATGCATTAAAAGGTGCAACCAATCGAACATTTGTGACGCAACATGCTGCCTTTGCTTATTTAGCAAATCGCTACGACCTAAAACAAGTAGCCATCTCAGGAGTTTCACCGGATCAAGAGCCTACGCCTAGTCGATTGGCTGAATTGAAAGATTTTGTCGATCAAAATAAAATCGAAGTTATCTATTTTGAAGAAAATGCGTCATCTAAAGTAGCAGAGACATTATCAAAGGAAACAGGTGTAAAACTTGAAGTACTTAATCCTCTTGAGAGTTTGACGAATGAACAAATCAAAGCGGGTGAAACCTACATTTCTACCATGGAGAAAAACCTAGAGGCATTAAAAGAAAGCATAAAGTAA